Proteins encoded by one window of Anaeromyxobacter diazotrophicus:
- the egtB gene encoding ergothioneine biosynthesis protein EgtB, translating into MDASAQPSHAPPARPSPAPGTPAAARYRAVRARTEALCAPLGPEDMVVQSMPDASPAKWHLAHTTWFFETFLLGPREPGFEPFHPKYGFLFNSYYDTVGPRHARAKRGLLTRPPLPEVRAYRRQVDDRVLALLERGLDPEGAAVLEVGLHHEQQHQELLLTDIKHAFSENPLRPAYAPPLAPSRRSAPRLAWVEHEGGLCELGHGGGGFAFDNEGPRHRAWLEPFALASRAVTCGEYLGFLEDGGYRRPGLWLSDGFAAAARAGWEAPLYWERDGAGWSVFTLHGPRPLDPAEPVVHLSYYEADAYARWAGARLPTEAEWEVVARGAAEDGALADGGRYHPAAAGEQRPAQLLGDVWEWTASAYAAYPGYRPAPGALGEYNGKFMVNQLVLRGGSCATPAGHVRPTYRNFFYPEARWQFSGLRLCREARRC; encoded by the coding sequence ATGGACGCCTCCGCCCAGCCGAGCCACGCGCCGCCCGCCCGCCCGTCGCCCGCTCCGGGTACGCCGGCCGCGGCGCGCTATCGCGCGGTGCGGGCCCGCACGGAGGCGCTCTGCGCGCCGCTCGGGCCGGAGGACATGGTGGTGCAGTCGATGCCCGACGCGAGCCCCGCCAAGTGGCACCTCGCGCACACCACCTGGTTCTTCGAGACGTTCCTCCTCGGGCCGCGCGAGCCTGGGTTCGAGCCGTTCCACCCGAAGTACGGGTTCCTCTTCAACTCCTACTACGACACCGTCGGCCCGCGCCACGCGCGCGCCAAGCGCGGCCTCCTGACGCGGCCGCCGCTCCCCGAGGTGCGCGCCTACCGGCGCCAGGTGGACGATCGCGTGCTGGCGCTCCTCGAGCGCGGGCTCGATCCGGAGGGCGCGGCGGTGCTGGAGGTCGGCCTCCACCACGAGCAGCAGCACCAGGAGCTGCTCCTCACCGACATCAAGCACGCCTTCTCGGAGAACCCGCTCCGCCCGGCCTACGCGCCGCCGCTCGCGCCGTCGCGCCGGTCCGCGCCGCGGCTCGCCTGGGTGGAGCACGAGGGCGGCCTGTGCGAGCTCGGGCACGGCGGCGGCGGCTTCGCCTTCGACAACGAGGGGCCGCGGCACCGGGCGTGGCTCGAGCCCTTCGCGCTCGCCTCGCGGGCGGTGACCTGCGGCGAGTACCTCGGCTTCCTCGAGGACGGCGGCTACCGCCGCCCCGGGCTGTGGCTCTCCGACGGCTTCGCCGCGGCGGCCCGGGCCGGCTGGGAGGCGCCGCTGTACTGGGAGCGCGACGGCGCGGGCTGGAGCGTGTTCACCCTCCACGGGCCGCGGCCGCTCGATCCCGCCGAGCCGGTGGTCCACCTGTCGTACTACGAGGCGGACGCCTACGCCCGCTGGGCGGGGGCGCGGCTCCCCACCGAGGCGGAGTGGGAGGTGGTCGCGAGGGGCGCCGCCGAGGACGGGGCGCTGGCCGACGGCGGTCGCTACCACCCGGCGGCGGCGGGGGAGCAGCGCCCGGCCCAGCTCCTGGGCGACGTCTGGGAGTGGACGGCGAGCGCGTACGCGGCGTATCCGGGGTACCGCCCCGCCCCCGGCGCGCTCGGCGAGTACAACGGCAAGTTCATGGTGAACCAGCTCGTGCTGCGCGGGGGCTCCTGCGCCACGCCGGCCGGGCACGTGCGCCCCACCTACCGCAACTTCTTCTACCCGGAGGCCCGCTGGCAGTTCTCGGGCCTCCGCCTGTGCCGGGAGGCGCGCCGATGCTGA
- a CDS encoding flavin reductase family protein → MDKNAFTQVLQKFPLPVTVVTVGRGGAENALTVSWVAPASFDPPQVVFAADRHHYSVDFLRSTKNFAVNVLREGQQRLAAHFSRQAMAEEDKLDAVATREGDSGAAILKDALSYLDCEVAAIYESGDHVLVVGNVVDAGILGDGQPLTTAAGLRYVKASAR, encoded by the coding sequence ATGGACAAGAACGCCTTCACGCAGGTGCTGCAGAAGTTCCCGCTGCCGGTGACGGTGGTGACGGTGGGGCGCGGCGGCGCGGAGAACGCCCTCACCGTCTCCTGGGTGGCGCCGGCCTCGTTCGACCCGCCGCAGGTCGTGTTCGCGGCCGACCGCCACCACTACAGCGTGGACTTCCTGCGCAGCACGAAGAACTTCGCCGTGAACGTGCTGCGCGAGGGCCAGCAGCGCCTGGCCGCCCACTTCTCTCGCCAGGCGATGGCGGAGGAGGACAAGCTCGACGCGGTGGCGACCCGCGAGGGCGACTCCGGCGCGGCCATCCTGAAGGACGCGCTGTCGTACCTCGACTGCGAGGTGGCGGCGATCTACGAGTCGGGCGACCACGTCCTCGTGGTGGGGAACGTGGTCGACGCCGGGATCCTCGGCGACGGCCAGCCGCTCACCACCGCCGCGGGGCTGCGCTACGTGAAGGCGAGCGCGCGGTAG
- a CDS encoding M1 family metallopeptidase yields the protein MPHATDDRNYRLPTSVRPARYQLTLSLDPGRRVFAGEGQVGLELAAPTGELVLHAAALDLTRAELRTADGPRAVRVVPAPASETVRLVLERPAPAGAATLELAWNGHVSDGLRGLYQAAGVAVTQFEAADARRVFPCFDEPGFKAPWALTVEAPAGLALLSNGAPERTTEAAGRQRVAFRETPPLPTYLVALACGALEARPAGAARGVPVRTWAVPEKLALTAFAQEVALEVLPRLEDYFGLPYAFGKLDQVGVPEFEAGAMENAGLVTYREAALLLDPATAALPVKKRVAEVITHELAHQWFGNWVTMQWWDDLWLNESFATWMAAKIVDGWRPEWRVWLDFDAGKAAALHLDALRSTHPVRAEVKNPEDMTESFDVITYEKGGAVLRMIEGYLGEGPFRDGIRLYMRRHAKANAVAGQLWAALAEASGQPVPELADAWIGGPGYPVVEVRREGRRVALGQRRFYSEPGVAEAGERWPVPLVLRYEDAGGVKEARHLLRGAAGELTLPGEGEVRWLVANGGSTGFYRVAYDAASAAALARHLPRLAPSERIGLIADQWALVRAGAREPADFLDLLAAFGGEEDYAVLDELVGRLAGLEARLADEPVRQRFQRFVANLVGPAFARAGWDPAPGEPDALRMRRAALLRALALVAREPAAVAEGARRLDRFLGGDAAALEPNLHDAAVAMAARAGDERRFEALRARFKVEPDPALKRRYLTGLALFEDPALAARAEALAFGDEIPLQDAASYMGALLANRTAREGFWGALRQRWDAVQQRVGGAPMLLRRVVEAVGQLPERRHLEEATAFFAAHPVPAARQAIAQTLERMRQDVALWERLGPAVARWLAAR from the coding sequence GTGCCCCACGCCACCGACGACCGCAACTACCGCCTCCCCACCTCCGTCCGCCCCGCCCGCTACCAGCTGACGCTCTCGCTCGACCCCGGGCGGCGCGTCTTCGCGGGCGAGGGTCAGGTCGGGCTCGAGCTGGCGGCGCCCACCGGCGAGCTCGTGCTGCACGCGGCGGCGCTCGACCTCACGCGCGCCGAGCTCCGGACCGCCGACGGCCCGCGGGCGGTGCGGGTGGTGCCCGCGCCGGCCAGCGAGACGGTCCGGCTCGTCCTCGAACGGCCGGCGCCGGCCGGCGCGGCGACGCTCGAGCTCGCCTGGAACGGCCACGTCAGCGACGGCCTGCGGGGGCTCTACCAGGCCGCGGGGGTGGCGGTGACGCAGTTCGAGGCGGCCGACGCCCGCCGCGTCTTCCCGTGCTTCGACGAGCCGGGCTTCAAGGCGCCCTGGGCGCTCACCGTCGAGGCGCCCGCCGGGCTGGCGCTCCTCTCGAACGGCGCGCCGGAGCGGACCACCGAGGCGGCCGGCCGGCAGCGCGTCGCCTTCCGCGAGACGCCGCCGCTCCCCACCTACCTCGTCGCGCTCGCCTGCGGCGCCCTCGAGGCGCGGCCGGCCGGCGCGGCGCGCGGCGTCCCGGTGCGGACCTGGGCCGTCCCGGAGAAGCTCGCGCTGACCGCCTTCGCGCAGGAGGTCGCGCTCGAGGTGCTCCCGCGCCTGGAGGACTACTTCGGCCTCCCCTACGCCTTCGGGAAGCTCGACCAGGTGGGCGTGCCGGAGTTCGAGGCGGGCGCGATGGAGAACGCCGGCCTCGTCACCTACCGCGAGGCGGCGCTCCTGCTCGACCCCGCCACCGCCGCGCTGCCGGTGAAGAAGCGCGTCGCCGAGGTCATCACCCACGAGCTGGCGCACCAGTGGTTCGGCAACTGGGTCACCATGCAGTGGTGGGACGACCTGTGGCTGAACGAGTCGTTCGCCACCTGGATGGCGGCCAAGATCGTCGACGGCTGGCGGCCGGAGTGGCGGGTCTGGCTCGACTTCGACGCCGGCAAGGCGGCCGCGCTCCACCTCGACGCGCTCCGCTCGACGCACCCGGTCCGGGCCGAGGTGAAGAACCCCGAGGACATGACCGAGAGCTTCGACGTCATCACCTACGAGAAGGGCGGCGCGGTGCTCCGGATGATCGAGGGGTACCTGGGCGAGGGCCCGTTCCGCGACGGCATCCGCCTCTACATGCGGCGCCACGCGAAGGCGAACGCGGTGGCCGGCCAGCTGTGGGCGGCGCTGGCGGAGGCCTCGGGCCAGCCGGTGCCGGAGCTGGCCGACGCGTGGATCGGAGGGCCCGGCTACCCGGTGGTGGAGGTGCGGCGCGAGGGGCGCCGGGTGGCGCTGGGCCAGCGGAGGTTCTACTCGGAGCCGGGCGTGGCCGAAGCCGGCGAGCGCTGGCCAGTGCCGCTCGTGCTGCGGTACGAGGACGCGGGCGGGGTGAAGGAGGCGCGCCACCTCCTGCGCGGCGCGGCGGGCGAGCTCACGCTCCCGGGCGAGGGCGAGGTGCGCTGGCTCGTCGCCAACGGGGGCTCGACCGGCTTCTACCGCGTCGCCTACGACGCCGCGTCGGCGGCCGCGCTGGCGCGCCACCTGCCTCGGCTGGCGCCCTCCGAGCGCATCGGGCTCATCGCCGACCAGTGGGCGCTCGTCCGCGCCGGCGCGCGCGAGCCGGCCGACTTCCTCGACCTGCTGGCGGCCTTCGGCGGGGAGGAGGACTACGCCGTCCTCGACGAGCTCGTCGGGCGGCTGGCGGGCCTCGAGGCGCGCCTCGCCGACGAGCCGGTCCGCCAGCGCTTCCAGCGCTTCGTGGCGAACCTGGTCGGCCCCGCCTTCGCCCGCGCCGGCTGGGATCCCGCGCCGGGCGAGCCCGACGCCTTGCGCATGCGGCGCGCCGCCCTGCTGCGCGCGCTGGCGCTGGTGGCGCGCGAGCCGGCGGCGGTGGCGGAGGGGGCGCGCCGCCTCGACCGGTTCCTCGGCGGCGACGCCGCCGCCCTCGAGCCGAACCTGCACGACGCGGCGGTGGCGATGGCGGCGCGGGCGGGCGACGAGCGCCGGTTCGAGGCGCTGCGCGCGCGCTTCAAGGTCGAGCCGGACCCGGCCCTCAAGCGCCGCTACCTGACCGGCCTGGCGCTCTTCGAGGACCCGGCGCTGGCGGCGCGCGCCGAGGCGCTCGCCTTCGGCGACGAGATCCCGCTCCAGGACGCGGCCTCGTACATGGGCGCGCTGCTCGCGAACCGCACCGCGCGCGAGGGCTTCTGGGGCGCGCTGCGGCAGCGCTGGGACGCGGTGCAGCAGCGCGTCGGCGGCGCCCCCATGCTGCTCCGCCGGGTGGTGGAGGCGGTGGGCCAGCTCCCCGAGCGCCGCCACCTGGAGGAGGCGACCGCGTTCTTCGCCGCGCACCCGGTCCCGGCGGCGCGGCAGGCCATCGCCCAGACCCTGGAGCGGATGCGCCAGGACGTCGCGCTGTGGGAGCGCCTCGGTCCGGCCGTCGCCCGGTGGCTCGCGGCGCGGTAG
- a CDS encoding ferritin: MISPEMQEALSEHASQEVYSAYLYLAMGAWCDTKAYKGFGRWLRVQHGEELEHARKFVDYVLDRGGHPSFAAVAAPPREFGTITQVFEAVLAHEQQVTRRIHGLYQAALAGKDTAAQVFLQWFVGEQVEEEAAAQEIVDKLRLVGERPGAALYLDKEYGKRGKSG; encoded by the coding sequence ATGATCTCTCCCGAGATGCAGGAGGCGCTCTCCGAGCACGCCTCGCAGGAGGTGTACTCGGCGTACCTGTACCTGGCGATGGGCGCCTGGTGCGACACCAAGGCCTACAAGGGCTTCGGTCGCTGGCTGCGCGTCCAGCACGGCGAGGAGCTCGAGCACGCGCGCAAGTTCGTGGACTACGTGCTCGACCGCGGCGGCCACCCCAGCTTCGCCGCGGTGGCGGCGCCGCCGCGCGAGTTCGGCACCATCACGCAGGTCTTCGAGGCGGTGCTGGCGCACGAGCAGCAGGTCACGCGGCGGATCCACGGGCTCTATCAGGCGGCGCTGGCCGGGAAGGACACGGCGGCGCAGGTCTTCCTGCAGTGGTTCGTGGGCGAGCAGGTCGAGGAGGAGGCCGCGGCCCAGGAGATCGTCGACAAGCTCCGGCTCGTCGGCGAGCGCCCCGGCGCCGCGCTCTACCTCGACAAGGAGTACGGTAAGCGCGGGAAGAGCGGGTAG
- a CDS encoding deoxyribodipyrimidine photolyase, with the protein MKVPTARLRALNAAPLRPDGRYVVYWMVAARRASHSFALDRAIGLARELARPLVVLEALRAGYPHASDRLHRFVLQGMAEQAAAFARARVVYHPYVEARAGDGRGLLEALAAEACAVVTDDFPTFFLPRMLAAAGARLAVRLEAVDGNGLLPVAAATRVFPTAHAFRRFLQSELPEHLTASPSPHPFRGQPLPEAPPLPPELLRRWPAATPALLAGDAAHLARLPIDHAVPPSPIPGGTRAARAALRRFVEERLARYARDRNHPDLDAGSGLSPWLHFGHLSAHEVFRAVAEAERWTPARLGARPRGQREGWWGTSPSAEAFLDQLVTWRELGFNMAAKREDHAAYGSLPGWARATLAKHAADPRPAVYGRAALEEARTGDPLWNAAQRQLRGEGRIHGYLRMLWGKKILEWSRSPEEALETAVALNDRWALDGRDPCSYAGILWCFGRYDRPWGPERPVFGTVRYMTSANTARKLRLARYLARWGEDRAPAEPRAGPEPRG; encoded by the coding sequence GTGAAGGTGCCCACCGCGCGCCTCCGCGCCCTGAACGCCGCCCCGCTCCGGCCGGACGGTCGGTACGTGGTGTACTGGATGGTCGCCGCGCGGCGCGCCTCGCACTCTTTCGCGCTCGACCGGGCGATCGGGCTCGCGCGCGAGCTCGCGCGGCCGCTCGTCGTGCTGGAGGCGCTCCGGGCCGGGTACCCGCACGCGAGCGACCGGCTGCACCGCTTCGTCCTGCAGGGGATGGCCGAGCAGGCCGCCGCCTTCGCCCGCGCTCGCGTCGTCTACCACCCCTACGTCGAGGCGCGCGCGGGCGACGGCCGGGGGCTCCTCGAGGCGCTCGCGGCGGAGGCCTGCGCGGTCGTCACCGACGACTTCCCCACCTTCTTCCTCCCGCGCATGCTCGCCGCCGCCGGGGCGAGGCTCGCGGTACGCCTGGAGGCGGTGGACGGGAACGGGCTCCTCCCGGTGGCGGCGGCGACGCGCGTCTTCCCCACCGCCCACGCGTTCCGCCGCTTCCTGCAGTCCGAGCTGCCGGAGCACCTCACCGCCTCCCCCTCCCCCCACCCCTTCCGCGGCCAGCCGCTGCCGGAGGCGCCGCCGCTCCCGCCCGAGCTCCTCCGCCGCTGGCCCGCGGCGACCCCGGCGCTCCTCGCCGGCGACGCCGCCCACTTGGCGCGGCTCCCCATCGACCACGCGGTGCCACCCTCGCCCATCCCCGGCGGGACCCGCGCGGCGAGGGCCGCCCTGCGCCGGTTCGTCGAGGAGCGGCTCGCGCGCTACGCCCGGGATCGCAACCACCCGGACCTCGACGCCGGCAGCGGCCTCTCGCCGTGGCTCCACTTCGGGCACCTCTCGGCCCACGAGGTCTTCCGCGCCGTCGCCGAGGCGGAGCGATGGACCCCCGCGCGGCTCGGCGCGCGCCCCCGGGGCCAGCGGGAGGGGTGGTGGGGGACGAGCCCCTCGGCCGAGGCTTTCCTCGACCAGCTCGTCACCTGGCGCGAGCTCGGCTTCAACATGGCCGCGAAGCGCGAGGACCACGCGGCGTACGGCTCCTTGCCGGGCTGGGCGCGCGCGACGCTCGCGAAGCACGCCGCCGACCCGCGGCCGGCCGTGTACGGCCGGGCCGCGCTGGAGGAGGCGCGCACCGGCGACCCGCTCTGGAACGCCGCCCAGCGCCAGCTCCGCGGCGAGGGGCGCATCCACGGCTACCTGCGCATGCTGTGGGGAAAGAAGATCCTCGAGTGGTCCCGCTCGCCGGAGGAGGCGCTCGAGACGGCCGTGGCGCTGAACGACCGCTGGGCGCTCGACGGCCGCGACCCGTGCTCGTACGCGGGCATCCTGTGGTGCTTCGGCCGCTACGACCGGCCGTGGGGCCCGGAGCGGCCCGTCTTCGGGACGGTGCGCTACATGACGAGCGCGAACACGGCGCGCAAGCTGCGGCTCGCGCGGTACCTCGCGCGCTGGGGCGAGGACCGGGCCCCGGCCGAGCCGAGGGCGGGCCCCGAGCCCCGGGGTTGA
- a CDS encoding DUF2867 domain-containing protein yields the protein MRVLVTGATGYIGGSLVPRLLEAGHQVRVLARDPARVAGRRWAPQVEIARGDVLAPETLRPALAGCDAAYYLVHSMGPHARFDERDRAAAGHFAEAAEAARLGRIVYLGALGDERGPLSEHLASRHATGHRLREGAVPVAELRAAIVVGAGSISFEMVRCLTERLPVMICPRWVFQRVQPIAVRDVLAYLVAALTSPAAAGRVIEIGGADALTYRELMLGYAALRGLRRVLVPVPVLSPGLSSHWVHWMTPVPRGLARPLIEGLRSEVVVRDDLARRLFPEIVPLGYREALAEALSGLDRGDVQASWSDALATSQGDRAPVTLAQGAGLIVERRQREVAAAPADVFRAFSGLGGDRGWLYAGWAWRLRGALDRLLGGVGLRRGRRDRDELRAGDALDFWRVEEVQPARLLRLRAEMKVPGRAWLQFEVHPAAGGATRLVQTAFFAPRGLAGLAYWYLLYPIHALIFRHLIERVGASASAAAAERPG from the coding sequence ATGCGCGTCCTCGTCACCGGAGCGACCGGCTACATCGGGGGGTCGCTCGTGCCGCGCCTCCTCGAGGCGGGGCACCAGGTCCGGGTGCTCGCGCGCGACCCGGCGCGGGTGGCGGGACGCCGCTGGGCTCCCCAGGTGGAGATCGCGCGCGGCGACGTGCTCGCGCCCGAGACGCTGCGGCCCGCGCTGGCCGGCTGCGACGCGGCCTACTACCTCGTCCACAGCATGGGCCCGCACGCGCGCTTCGACGAGCGCGATCGCGCGGCCGCGGGACACTTCGCGGAGGCGGCCGAGGCGGCCCGGCTCGGCCGGATCGTGTACCTGGGGGCGCTCGGCGACGAGCGCGGGCCGCTCTCCGAGCACCTCGCCTCGCGCCACGCCACCGGCCACCGGCTGCGTGAGGGCGCGGTGCCGGTCGCCGAGCTGCGCGCGGCCATCGTGGTGGGCGCGGGCTCGATCTCCTTCGAGATGGTGCGCTGCCTCACCGAGCGGCTCCCCGTCATGATCTGCCCGCGGTGGGTGTTCCAGCGGGTCCAGCCCATCGCCGTCCGGGACGTGCTCGCCTACCTCGTCGCCGCCCTGACCTCGCCGGCGGCCGCCGGCCGCGTGATCGAGATCGGCGGCGCCGACGCCCTCACCTACCGCGAGCTCATGCTGGGCTATGCGGCGCTGCGCGGGCTGCGGCGCGTCCTCGTGCCCGTGCCGGTGCTCTCGCCGGGCCTCTCCTCGCACTGGGTCCACTGGATGACCCCGGTACCGCGGGGGCTGGCGCGGCCGCTCATCGAGGGGCTGCGGAGCGAGGTGGTGGTGCGCGACGACCTGGCCCGGCGGCTCTTCCCGGAGATCGTCCCGCTCGGCTACCGCGAGGCCCTCGCCGAGGCGCTCTCCGGGCTCGACCGGGGCGACGTCCAGGCGAGCTGGAGCGACGCGCTCGCCACCAGCCAGGGCGACCGCGCGCCGGTGACGCTGGCGCAGGGCGCGGGGCTCATCGTCGAGCGGCGCCAGCGCGAGGTGGCGGCGGCGCCGGCGGACGTGTTCCGCGCCTTCTCCGGCCTGGGGGGCGACCGGGGCTGGCTGTACGCGGGCTGGGCGTGGCGGCTCCGCGGCGCGCTCGACCGCCTCCTCGGCGGGGTGGGCCTGCGCCGCGGCCGGCGGGATCGCGACGAGCTGCGCGCCGGCGACGCCCTCGACTTCTGGCGCGTGGAGGAGGTCCAGCCGGCCCGGCTCCTGCGGCTGCGCGCCGAGATGAAGGTGCCCGGCCGGGCCTGGTTGCAGTTCGAGGTCCACCCGGCGGCCGGCGGGGCGACGCGGCTGGTGCAGACCGCCTTCTTCGCGCCGCGGGGCCTCGCCGGCCTCGCCTACTGGTACCTGCTCTACCCCATCCACGCCCTCATCTTCCGTCACCTGATCGAGCGCGTCGGCGCGAGCGCCAGCGCGGCGGCCGCGGAGCGCCCCGGGTGA
- the egtD gene encoding L-histidine N(alpha)-methyltransferase yields MLTTTEGLFEVRPLARESRAEFLEDVLCGLARAQKELPCKWLYDARGSALFERICQLEEYYPTRVELAIMEHHAREMAALLGPDCALVEYGSGSSLKTRLLLQHLRPAAYVPVDISGPALTEASDRLARAFPQLPVLPVCGDFTKPLLLPLDGVAAGRRCVYFPGSTIGNFHKPEMVGFLASVARQCGPGGGLLLGVDLRKERDVLERAYDDAQGVTASFDLNVLVRANRELGADFRLDSFRHEARWDERQGRMEMHLVSTREQTVHVGGEAFRFDEGESIWTESSYKYDLREFAVLAALAGWRSESVWTDHRAWFSVQYLTCA; encoded by the coding sequence ATGCTGACCACCACCGAGGGGCTGTTCGAGGTCCGCCCGCTCGCCCGCGAGAGCCGCGCCGAGTTCCTGGAGGACGTCCTGTGCGGCCTCGCCCGCGCGCAGAAGGAGCTCCCCTGCAAGTGGCTCTACGACGCGCGCGGGTCGGCGCTGTTCGAGCGCATCTGCCAGCTCGAGGAGTACTACCCGACGCGGGTCGAGCTCGCGATCATGGAGCACCACGCGCGGGAGATGGCGGCGCTGCTGGGACCGGACTGCGCGCTCGTCGAGTACGGCTCGGGGTCGAGCCTCAAGACGCGGCTGCTCCTGCAGCACCTCCGGCCGGCCGCCTACGTGCCGGTCGACATCTCGGGCCCGGCGCTGACCGAGGCCAGCGACCGGCTGGCGCGCGCCTTCCCGCAGCTCCCGGTGCTGCCGGTCTGCGGCGACTTCACGAAGCCGCTCCTGCTCCCGCTGGACGGCGTCGCCGCGGGGCGGCGCTGCGTCTACTTCCCCGGCTCCACCATCGGCAACTTCCACAAGCCCGAGATGGTCGGGTTCCTGGCCTCGGTGGCCCGCCAGTGCGGCCCCGGCGGCGGGTTACTCCTCGGCGTGGACCTGCGCAAGGAGCGTGACGTGCTGGAGCGCGCCTACGACGACGCGCAGGGGGTGACGGCGTCGTTCGACCTCAACGTGCTGGTGCGCGCCAACCGCGAGCTCGGGGCCGACTTCCGCCTCGACAGCTTCCGCCACGAGGCGCGCTGGGACGAGCGGCAAGGGCGGATGGAGATGCACCTCGTCTCCACCCGGGAGCAGACGGTCCACGTGGGCGGCGAGGCGTTCCGCTTCGACGAGGGCGAGAGCATCTGGACGGAGTCCTCGTACAAGTACGACCTGCGCGAGTTCGCCGTGCTGGCTGCGCTGGCGGGGTGGCGCTCCGAGTCGGTGTGGACCGACCACCGCGCCTGGTTCAGCGTCCAGTACCTCACGTGCGCCTGA
- a CDS encoding YbgA family protein, with the protein MRRGGARREEPAGARGPLRLGVSACLLGQNVRYDGGHKRNDFLTGLLARFVEFVPVCPEVELGLGTPREAIRLVRDGGLVRLVGRATGADHTAAMRRLAERRVAELARLDLDGYVLKKDSPSCGMERVKVYGGAVATKDGRGAFAAVLLDRLPLLPVEEEGRLQDLPLREAFVERLFAYRRLKALFAGRWALGELVAFHAAEKLLLLAHEPAAYQQLGRLVAGAKGIPRAELARRYGERYLRALAKPATRGRHVNVLQHMAGYLKDLAAPGERQELQEAIADYRQGLVPLVVPVTLLRHHVRRHGIAYLAGQRYLEPHPKELMLRNHA; encoded by the coding sequence GTGAGGAGGGGAGGCGCGCGTCGCGAGGAGCCCGCTGGCGCTCGAGGGCCCCTCCGCCTGGGAGTCTCGGCCTGCCTGCTCGGGCAGAACGTGCGCTACGACGGCGGGCACAAGCGGAACGACTTCCTCACCGGGCTCCTCGCGCGCTTCGTCGAGTTCGTGCCGGTGTGCCCCGAGGTGGAGCTCGGGCTCGGCACGCCGCGCGAGGCGATCCGGCTCGTGCGCGACGGAGGCCTGGTGCGGCTCGTGGGTCGCGCGACCGGCGCCGACCACACCGCCGCCATGCGGCGGCTGGCGGAGCGGCGCGTGGCCGAGCTCGCCCGCCTGGACCTCGACGGCTACGTCCTCAAGAAGGACTCGCCGTCCTGTGGAATGGAGCGGGTCAAGGTGTACGGCGGCGCGGTGGCGACGAAGGACGGCCGCGGCGCCTTCGCCGCCGTGCTGCTCGACCGGTTGCCGCTCCTGCCGGTGGAGGAGGAGGGTCGCCTCCAGGATCTGCCGCTGCGCGAGGCCTTCGTCGAGCGCCTCTTCGCCTACCGGCGGCTCAAGGCCCTCTTCGCCGGCCGCTGGGCGCTGGGCGAGCTGGTGGCCTTCCACGCGGCCGAGAAGCTCCTCCTGCTAGCCCACGAGCCGGCGGCGTACCAGCAGCTCGGGCGGCTCGTCGCGGGCGCGAAGGGGATCCCGCGCGCCGAGCTCGCCCGCCGCTACGGCGAGCGCTACCTCCGCGCGCTCGCGAAGCCGGCCACCCGCGGCCGCCACGTCAACGTGCTGCAGCACATGGCGGGCTACCTGAAGGACCTGGCCGCCCCCGGCGAGCGGCAGGAGCTGCAGGAGGCCATCGCCGACTATCGCCAGGGCCTGGTGCCGCTCGTCGTCCCGGTGACGCTCCTCCGCCACCACGTCCGGCGGCACGGGATCGCGTACCTCGCCGGGCAGCGCTACCTCGAGCCCCACCCCAAGGAGCTCATGCTGCGGAACCACGCCTGA